In the Ignavibacteria bacterium genome, ATTATTCTCGAACAACACGGCGTAAAAATTTTCGTTGACTCGAAAAGTATGTTTTATTTCGGTGGAACAATTCTTGATTTCTCCGATGGATTAAGCGGAAAAGGATTTGTCTTCAACAATCCGAAAGCAACCAAAACGTGTGGTTGCGTGAATTCGTTTTCAGCATCGTAAAAATTTTATGAGTAGAAACCAAGTTTATACATTGATATCTTCCGACCCGGAAATAATGCACGGAAAACCTTGTGTAAAAGGTACACGTATTCCCGTTGCGTTGGTTGTTTCAATGCTTGCTGACGGAATGAGTGAAGAAGAAATTTTGAAAG is a window encoding:
- a CDS encoding iron-sulfur cluster assembly accessory protein — translated: IILEQHGVKIFVDSKSMFYFGGTILDFSDGLSGKGFVFNNPKATKTCGCVNSFSAS
- a CDS encoding DUF433 domain-containing protein produces the protein MSRNQVYTLISSDPEIMHGKPCVKGTRIPVALVVSMLADGMSEEEILKDYPSLKRRSIKAALKYASMMCEYETARI